A window from Actinomycetospora corticicola encodes these proteins:
- a CDS encoding DUF6104 family protein, which yields MYFTDRGIEELEDRRGEEEVSLAWLADRLRAFVDAHPEHAGAADRFAVFLARDDSDDVD from the coding sequence GTGTACTTCACCGACCGGGGCATCGAGGAGCTCGAGGACCGACGGGGCGAGGAGGAGGTCAGCCTGGCGTGGCTGGCCGACCGCCTCCGCGCCTTCGTCGACGCCCACCCCGAGCACGCCGGCGCGGCCGACCGCTTCGCGGTGTTCCTGGCGCGCGACGACAGCGACGATGTGGACTGA